From Hoplias malabaricus isolate fHopMal1 chromosome 11, fHopMal1.hap1, whole genome shotgun sequence, a single genomic window includes:
- the LOC136710018 gene encoding nuclear receptor-interacting protein 3-like isoform X2, with the protein MEMREAATIRQQRRIKQAVQFLHKDSADLLPLDGLKKLGTSKEGQPHHILQRRLLEANLSRNRLNSLKAPLKNLGHSYGVNSETQETESGLIQVLGQCSGREVLVTIDTGCTLNLISSVNVEKFGVKEKTIRGKSEDDLGPLQHNLQAIGQILLSLVIGQTKMDVLFSVVEIDRMFMSLGTKTLKSLKCVIDTERQMLVFGKSIREQVHFSGRQDNEVTME; encoded by the exons ATGGAGATGAGGGAAGCAGCCACTATCCGGCAGCAGCGTAGGATTAAACAAGCCGTTCAGTTTTTACACAAGGACTCTGCAGACCTCCTGCCTTTAGACGGACTTAAGAAGCTCGGAACTTCTAAAGAAGGG CAACCACACCACATTCTCCAGAGAAGGCTGCTAGAGGCCAACTTATCACGAAACAGACTGAACAGCTTGAAAGCACCTTTGAAAAATCTAGGTCACAGCTATGGTGTTAACAGCGAGACTCAAGAGACTGAGAGTGGCCTCATTCAAGTTCTGGGCCAG TGCTCTGGGCGTGAGGTGCTGGTTACAATTGACACTGGCTGTACACTCAATCTCATATCATCAGTAAATGTAGAGAAATTTGG TGTAAAAGAAAAGACCATCAGAGGCAAAAGTGAAGATGATTTAGGGCCTCTCCAGCACAACCTTCAAGCCATAGGACAGATTTTGCTGAGTCTGGTGATTGGGCAAACAAAGATGGATGTTTTATTTAGTGTTGTGG AAATCGACAGGATGTTCATGTCTCTTGGCACAAAGACGCTCAAGTCTTTGAAG TGTGTAATTGACACTGAAAGGCAGATGCTTGTTTTTGGAAAATCCATTAGAGAGCAAGTTCATTTTTCTGGGAGACAAGACAATGAAG TCACCATGGAATAG
- the LOC136710018 gene encoding nuclear receptor-interacting protein 3-like isoform X1, whose amino-acid sequence MEMREAATIRQQRRIKQAVQFLHKDSADLLPLDGLKKLGTSKEGQPHHILQRRLLEANLSRNRLNSLKAPLKNLGHSYGVNSETQETESGLIQVLGQCSGREVLVTIDTGCTLNLISSVNVEKFGVKEKTIRGKSEDDLGPLQHNLQAIGQILLSLVIGQTKMDVLFSVVEIDRMFMSLGTKTLKSLKCVIDTERQMLVFGKSIREQVHFSGRQDNEGKIYLLHYKAISVHKSALSNF is encoded by the exons ATGGAGATGAGGGAAGCAGCCACTATCCGGCAGCAGCGTAGGATTAAACAAGCCGTTCAGTTTTTACACAAGGACTCTGCAGACCTCCTGCCTTTAGACGGACTTAAGAAGCTCGGAACTTCTAAAGAAGGG CAACCACACCACATTCTCCAGAGAAGGCTGCTAGAGGCCAACTTATCACGAAACAGACTGAACAGCTTGAAAGCACCTTTGAAAAATCTAGGTCACAGCTATGGTGTTAACAGCGAGACTCAAGAGACTGAGAGTGGCCTCATTCAAGTTCTGGGCCAG TGCTCTGGGCGTGAGGTGCTGGTTACAATTGACACTGGCTGTACACTCAATCTCATATCATCAGTAAATGTAGAGAAATTTGG TGTAAAAGAAAAGACCATCAGAGGCAAAAGTGAAGATGATTTAGGGCCTCTCCAGCACAACCTTCAAGCCATAGGACAGATTTTGCTGAGTCTGGTGATTGGGCAAACAAAGATGGATGTTTTATTTAGTGTTGTGG AAATCGACAGGATGTTCATGTCTCTTGGCACAAAGACGCTCAAGTCTTTGAAG TGTGTAATTGACACTGAAAGGCAGATGCTTGTTTTTGGAAAATCCATTAGAGAGCAAGTTCATTTTTCTGGGAGACAAGACAATGAAGGTAAGATTTATTTGCTGCACTATAAAGCTATTTCAGTACACAAATCAGCGCTTTCTAACTTCTGA